The genomic DNA TAGCATCCGCAAGTCCGGATCCTCGATCGGCGCCGTCGTCGAAGTGGTTGCCGAGGGCGTGCCCGCCGGCATCGGTGCGCCGATCTATGCCAAGCTTGACCAGGACATCGCCTCGAACCTGATGTCGATCAACGCCGTCAAGGGTGTCGAGATCGGCAACGGTTTCGGTGCGGCCGAAATCACCGGCGAGGAAAACGCCGACGAAATGCGCATCGGCGCTGACGGCAAGCCGGTCTTCCTGTCGAACCATGCTGGCGGTATTCTTGGTGGCATCGCCACCGGCGAGCCGGTGATCGCGCGTTTCGCCATCAAGCCGACCTCGTCGATCCTCACCGAGCGACGCTCGGTCGACAGCGACGGCAACGAGGTCGATGTGCGTACCAAGGGTCGCCACGATCCGTGCGTCGGCATCCGCGCCGTGCCGATCGGCGAGGCGATGCTTGCCTGCACGATCGCCGATCACTACCTGCGTGACCGCGGCCAGACCGGCCGCCTCAAGTAATTCGGCTTCAACCGGCCCAGACAATTCGGGAAGAACACCATGTCCTATGATCAGAAGCGTGTCGTCGATGCCATTCGCGCCTTCGAGGCCGGCGAAATCGTCGTCGTCACCGATGACGACGGCCGCGAGAACGAGGGCGACCTGATCGTCGCGGCGGTGCATTGCACGCCGGAAAAGATGGCCTTCATCGTGCGCCACACCTCGGGCATCGTCTGCACGCCGATGCCGCGCGAGGAGGCCAAGCGCCTGAACCTCAACGCCATGGTGGCGGAAAACGATTCCGCGCACACCACCGCCTTCACAGTCTCGGTCGACTTCAAGCACGGCACGACGACGGGCATTTCCGCCGACGACCGCACGCTGACGGTACGCAACCTCGCCAATCCCAATGTCGGGCCGACGGACTTCGTTCGCCCCGGCCACATTTTCCCGCTGGTCGCGCGCGAAGGCGGCGTTCTCATGCGCTCCGGCCATACGGAAGCTGCCGTCGACCTCTGCAGGCTCGCCAGCCTGCCGCCGATCGGCGTCATCTGCGAACTCGTCAATGACGACGGCACCGTCATGCGTGGGCCGCAGGTGGCGAGCTTCGCCGACACCCATGGCCTGAAGCAGGTTTCGGTCGCCGATCTCATCGCCTATCGTCAGCGCAAGGAAACGCTGATCGAGCATGGCGGCTCCTTCGATATCGAGACGCCCTATGGTCCGGCCAAGGGACATTCCTATTCTCTGCCCTGGGATCCGATGCAGCATCTCGCCGTCGTCTTTGGCGACATCCGTGACGGCGTCGATATCCCGGTTCGCCTGCATCTCGAAAATGTCGGCGCCGACGTCTTCGGCAGGGACTGCCAGATCGACCGCATCATGAAGCGCATTGCCGATGAGGGCAGGGGGGTCATCGTCTATCTGCGCGAAGGCTCGGTCGGCGTCGGCGTGTCGCAGACGGCGCGCAAGGGCAAGCACGAGCGCGAAGCGCACGACGAGGCGCAGGCGCGCGAAAACGAGTGGCTGGAAATCGGCCTCGGCGCGCAGATCCTGAAGGATCTCGGCATCAGCTCCATCAGGCTGCTCGCTTCGCGTGAACGCCACTATGTCGGCCTCGAAGGCTTCGGCATCAAGATCGTCGGGACCGACATCATCTAAAGACGCGTCGCTCTCGCATGCATCAGGCCCGGATCATCGATCCGGGCCTTGTCTTTTATGCTCGGCGGCAGCCAACAAAAAAGCCGCGCTCGAAGCGCGGCTCTTTGTTTGTCTTTGAATTTGTCGCCGTTCAGGGCAACGCGTCGTAGCCTTCGCCGAAGCCCTTGAGGTCGACAGGGATGCCGATGCCTTCTTCGGGCGACTGGAAGACGATGAAGGTCGCGGTCGCACCGGAACGGAAGGTCTTCAATAGTTCGTCCTCGAGCACCACTTCTGCGTAGCAGCCGTCGGAGAAGCAACGCACGAAATAGGCGCGGCCGATATCCTTGCCGTCGACGTTCAGGCCGAGGCCGTTCGGCAGAAGCACGCCGAGCGGAGCGAGTACGCGCAGGATCTTGGCCTTGCGATCCGCAGTCTTCAAAACGACCACCGACAGGCCAACTTCGGGCCGGTCTTCGGCGATGACGTTTTGCATCAGCGCGCACTGGTCAGCGGAGGCGCCCGGCGGCTGATCGCAGACGATCGACCATGCGCCATGGTTGGACTTGACCGTGCCGGGTGTTCCGGCGGGCTGCTGGGCCAGGCTTTGAGCCGGGAGAGCGAGAACGGCAAGGCCGAAGGCGGCGAAGGCCGACAGTCGGGAAAAGAGGGGCAGGCCCATGTAAACCTCAAAACGTCGAATCATCAGGGCTATTCTTGAAGCGCGCAGGAATAAATGAAAAGCCCTGCGGGGCACATTCCAGCGCCATATGGCGGAAATTGGGCGGGTTGGGCGCCCTATCCGGCGCGCCGCCGTCAAAGCGCTGTGCAATCGGATCGCCAAGCGCGCAGAAGAGCCCCTATAGGTGGTTTCGCCACGGGTTTCGAGGGGTGCCTGTGTGAAAAGCTGCGTTTGTGCAAAAATGCCGCATGGGGTTGATTGGTCAGATGTTGCGGCATCGGACAAACTGTGGTTTGAAGCGCAGCAGTATCGCAGGGATTCTGCGTTCCGGTTTGATCCTGATCAAGCGCATTGGGGAGACACATTGTGAAAAACAAGGCTTATGCAGTTCTGGCAGCGCTTGCCTGTCTGCTTTTTGCTTCGAGCGCCTTTGCTGACAAGCCTGTCGAATGGCAGACGAATTTTCAGACGGCCGCTACGGGCATCATGGAAGAAATCACGTGGTTTGAACATTATACCCTGTGGTTCATCATTCCGATTACTCTCTTCGTTCTCCTCCTTTTGATCATCGTTGTGATCAAGTTCCGCGAAAGCGCGAACCCGGTTCCGTCCAAGACCAGCCACAACACCGCGATCGAAGTCGTCTGGACCGTCGGTCCGGTCGTCATCCTTCTCTTCCTCGCCATTCCGTCCTTCCAGCTCCTGACCGCGCAGCTGACGCCGCCGGCCAATCCGGACCTGACGCTCAAGGCGACCGGCAACCAGTGGTACTGGTCCTACGAGTATGAAGTCGGCGAAAGCCCGCTCACCTTCGACAGCATCATGATGAAGGAAGAAGATCGCGCGACGCTCGGCAAGGAAGACAAGAAAGAATATCCGCGCCTGCTCGCCGTCGACAACGAAGTCGTCGTGCCGGTCGGCAAGACGGTTCGTGTTCTCGTCACCGCTGCTGACGTGATCCACGCTTTTGCAATGCCTGCCTTTGGCGTGAAGATCGACGCCGTTCCCGGTCGCCTGAACGAAACCTGGTTCAAGGCCGAGCGCGAAGGTCTCTACTACGGCCAGTGTTCCGAGCTCTGCGGTAAGGACCACGCTTACATGCCGATCGCCATCCGCGTGGTTTCGCAGGAAAAATACGACACCTGGCTCGCAGCCGCCGCAACGAATGTTGGCGATGCGAACAAGGCGCTCATGGCGTCCATCGACTCGGCCAAGACCGTCGACGTCGCCGCTAACGCCGCACAGTAATCGGAAGGGGAGCTCGACCCATGGCTGGAACAGCCGTTCATCACGACCAACGCCATGATCACTCCGATCATGGCCACGCAGACCATGCGCATAAGCCTTTGAGCTTCTTCCAGCGCTGGTTCCTGTCGACCAACCACAAGGACATCGGCACGCTCTACCTGATCTTCGCGATTTTCGCGGGCATCATCGGCGGCACGCTGTCCATCTTCATGCGCGCCGAGCTCCAGGAGCCAGGCATCCAGATCTTCCACGGCCTGGCGCAGATGGTTTACGGCTTCGAGGGCGATGCTGCCATCGATGGCGGCAAGCACATGTTCAACGTGTTCACGACCGCGCACGCGCTCATCATGATCTTCTTCATGGTCATGCCGGCGCTGATCGGTGGCTTCGCCAACTGGATGGTTCCGATCATGATCGGTGCGCCGGACATGGCGTTCCCGCGCATGAACAACATCTCCTTCTGGCTGATCATTCCTGCCTTCCTGCTCGTGCTGCTTTCGATGTTCGTCGAAGGCCCGGCTGGTGCCTACGGCGCAGGGGGAGGGTGGACGATCTATCCGCCATTCTCGACATCGGGCATGCCAGGACCGGCGATGGACTTCGTCATCCTCGGCCTGCACATTGCCGGCGCGTCCTCGATCCTCGGTGCGATCAACTTCATCACCACGATCCTGAACATGCGCGCTCCGGGCATGACGCTGCACAAGATGCCGCTCTTTGCCTGGTCGGTTCTGATCACCGCCTTCCTGCTTCTGCTCTCGCTGCCGGTTCTGGCAGGCGGCATCACCATGCTGCTTACCGACCGCAACTTCGGCACGGCCTTCTTCGCGCCTGAAGGCGGCGGCGACCCGATCCTGTTCCAGCACCTGTTCTGGTTCTTCGGTCACCCGGAAGTCTACATCCTGATCCTGCCGGGCTTCGGCATCGTCAGCCACATCGTTTCCACTTTCTCGCGCAAGCCGATCTTCGGCTACCTCGGCATGGCCTACGCCATGGTCGCGATCGGCGCCGTCGGCTTCATCGTGTGGGCACACCACATGTACACCGTCGGCATGTCGCTCGACACGCAGCGCTACTTCGTCTTCGCGACGATGGTCATCGCTGTTCCGACGGGCGTTAAGATCTTCTCGTGGATCGCGACGATGTGGGGTGGTTCGATCCGCTTCACGACCCCGATGGTCTGGGCGATCGGCTTCATCTTCCTGTTCACCGTCGGTGGCGTCACGGGCGTTCAGCTCGCCAACGCCGGCCTCGACCGCTCGCTGCACGACACCTACTACGTGGTTGCTCACTTCCACTACGTTCTGTCGCTCGGCGCCGTCTTCGCAATCTTTGCTGCCTGGTACTACTGGTTCCCGAAGATGACCGGCTACATGTACTCCGAGTTCGTCGGCAAGCTGCACTTCTGGGTCATGTTCATCGGCGTGAACCTGATCTTCTTCCCGCAGCACTTCCTCGGCCTCGCAGGCATGCCGCGCCGTTACATCGACTATCCGGATGCCTATGCCGGCTGGAACATGGTTTCGTCCTACGGCTCCTACATCGCAGCCGTCGGCGTCCTGATCTTCCTCTTCGGCGTCTTCGAAGCCTTCGCCAAGAAGCGCGTCGCTGGCGACAACCCGTGGGGCGAGGGCGCGAACACTCTGGAATGGCAGCTGTCTTCGCCGCCGCCGTTCCACCAGTGGGAACAGCTCCCGCGCATCAAGTGACGGGCAAAGAACAGAAGCCGCCGGTTCCGGCGGCTTCACCCCGCCGGGCAACCGGCGACACACGGCCCTTGCGGCCGGGACTTTTGCAGGGACAGGACATGACGGTCATCGACAATCACGAAGCAGTCGGCATGGAAGGCGTACCGCGCCTGTCCGAAGCCTCTGCGCGCGATTACTTCGAGCTTTTGAAGCCGCGTGTCATGTCCCTGGTCGTCTTCACGGCATTCGCCGGGCTGGTGCTGGCACCAGGACACATCAATCCTTTCATCGGTTTCATCGCCATCCTCTGCATCGCCGTCGGCGCTGGCGCCTCGGGCGCGCTGAACATGTGGTATGACGCCGACATCGACGCGGTCATGACCCGTACCGCCAAGCGCCCGATCCCGGCAGGCAAGATCCTGCCGCAGGAAGCGCTGGCATTCGGCCTGACGCTGTCTGCTTTTTCCGTGATCATCCTCGGGCTCGCCGTCAATTGGCTCGCAGCCGGGTTGCTCGCATTCACCATCTTCTTCTACGTGGTCATCTACACGATGTGGCTGAAGCGCTCGACGCCGCAGAACATCGTCATCGGCGGTGCTGCCGGCGCTTTCCCGCCGATGATCGGCTGGGCCTGCGTGACCGGCGCCGTGTCGGTGGAGAGCATCGTGCTTTTCCTGATCACCTTCCTATGGACCCCGGCGCATTTCTGGGCGCTCGCCCTCTTCAAGATGGGCGACTACGGCGCTGTCGGCGTACCGATGATGCCAAATGTCTGCGGCCAGGCGACCACCAAGAAGCAGATCGTCATCTACGCCGTTCTGACCGCACTTATCGGCATCTGTCCCACCTTGCTCGGTTTTGCGAGCATTGGTTACGGCGCAGTCGCAGCGGCCCTCGGCCTTGGCTTCGTATGGTACTCGATCGGCGTGCTGCGCATGCCGGAATCAGATGAGCGCATGCTGCCGGCCAAGAAGCTCTTTGCCTTCTCGATCATGTATCTGTTCGTGATCTTCTCCGCCCTGATGGCGGATCACCTGATCGTCAATATCTGGCTGAATGCCGGGAGTATTGCCTGATGGAAACCGTCAAGCTCACTGATGCCCAGAAGAAATCGCGCTGCGGCCGCAACATCGCGCTCGGCTTCGTGCTCTTCGGCCTCGTCGTCCTCTTCTACATCGTCACGCTGATCAAGTTCGGCAACGGCATGGTCAACTGAGGCGAAATGGCATGACGAAATCACCGCAGACCACAAGCTCGCAGCGCTCCAACCGCGTCGTCGTCGGCACTTGCCTCGCCTTCGTTGGCGGCATGGTGGGCATGGCCTATGCGGCTGTACCGCTTTACGACATGTTCTGCCGCGTCACCGGCTATAACGGCACGACGCAGCGCGTCGAGCAGGCGTCGGACGTCATCCTCGACGAGAAGGTCAAGGTCACCTTTGACGCGAACACTTCGGGCGGCCTGCCCTGGGAGTTCAAGCCGGTCCAGCGCGACATCGACATCCGCATCGGTGAAACGGTGCAGGTGATGTATAAGGCAAAGAACCTGTCGTCGAAGCCGACGACGGGCCAGGCGACCTTCAACGTCACGCCGATGCAGGCGGGCGCCTATTTCAACAAGGTCCAGTGCTTCTGCTTCACCGAGACGACCCTGCAGCCGGGAGAGGAGATGGAGATGCCGGTGGTATTCTTCGTCGATCCGGACATGGTCAAGGCGGTGGAGACCAAGGACATCAAGACGCTGACCCTTTCCTACACCTTCTATCCGCGCGAACCGTCGAAACCGGTCGCACAGGTGAAGACGGAACAGAACAAACTTTGACTGGAGGTCCTTTTCGGCTATGCCGGAAGGGCGACAAGAGAGAGACATATCGGGGATTACTGACATGGCCGGTGCGCATCAGAAGAATCACGACTACCACATCATCGACCCGAGCCCCTGGCCGCTGCTTGCTTCCATCGGCGCCTTTGTCATGGCGTTCGGCGGCATCTGCTACATGCGTTACCTGTCGGGTAGCTCGCTGAAGATCTTCGGCCTCGAGCTTGCCAACGTCTGGATCCTGCTCGCAGGCCTCATCATCGTGCTCTACACCATGTACGGCTGGTGGTCGGACACGGTGAAGGAAGCGCACGAGGGCCACCACACCCGCGTCGTTTCGCTGCATCTGCGCTACGGCATGCTCATGTTCATCGCTTCTGAAGTGATGTTCTTCGCGGCCTGGTTCTGGGCCTTCTTCGATGCGAGCCTGTTCCCGGGTGAAGCCATCCAGGCAACCCGCGCTACCTTCACCGGTGGCGTCTGGCCGCCGAAGGGCATCGAAGTGCTCGATCCGTGGCACTTGCCGCTCTACAACACCGTCATCCTGCTTTTGTCGGGCACGACGGTGACCTGGGCGCATCACGCGCTGCTGCACAATGACCGCAAGGGCCTGATCAACGGCCTGACGCTGACGGTCGTGCTCGGCGTGCTGTTCTCCTTCGTCCAGGCGTACGAATACGCCCACGCTCCCTTCGCCTTCAAGGACTCGATCTACGGCGCGACCTTCTTCATGGCGACCGGTTTCCACGGCTTCCACGTTCTGGTCGGCACGATCTTCCTGCTCGTCTGCCTGTTCCGCGCACTGCGTGGTGACTTCACACCGAAGCAGCACTTCGGCTTCGAAGCGGCCGCCTGGTACTGGCACTTCGTTGACGTCGTCTGGCTGTTCCTGTTCTTCTCCATCTACATCTGGGGAAGCTGGGGCGCGCCGATCGCGCACGGCTGATAGCGCGAGCATCTAAGTCAAGGAACAAGGCGGTTGCAGTCATGCAGCCGCCTTGTTCTTTTGGTGGTGTGCCCGCAGATCGGCTTGAGGGGAGACGGAAATGAGGTTGGCCTTGGTGGCTGCGACGCTAGTGGTATCCGGCGGTTTTCCCGCTGCGGCGGCCGATAGCGCGGACAGGGTTGTCGTGCACAAGGAGCGGCGGCTGTTGCAGCTCTTGCAAGGTGACCAGGTGATCCGTGAATACACGGTTGCCCTCGGCGGCAACCCCATCGGTCACAAGCGTCAGGAGGGAGACCAGCGGACGCCGGAAGGGCTCTATTCTCTCGACTGGCGCAATCCCGGCAGCGGTTACTACAAGTCCATCCACGTCTCTTATCCGGCGCTGGCCGATGTCTCTGCCGCTGCCGCGAACGGTGTCGATCCGGGCGGCATGATCATGATCCATGGCCAGCCCAATTATTTCGGCTGGCTGGCCTTTTTGACGCAGCGCTTCGATTGGACGAATGGCTGCATTGCCGTTACCAATGCCGAAATGGAAGAAATCTGGGCCATGGTTCCCAACAACACGCCAATCGAGATCAAGCCGTGAGTGAAGACAAGGCACATTTCCCGCCGGTTGACCCGGTGATGACCGGGATCAAGGGGCTTTGCCCGCGCTGCGGCCAGGGCAAGCTTTTCGACGGGTTTCTGAAGGTCAAGCCCGCCTGCGCAAGCTGTGATCTCGACTACAAGTTCGCCGATGCCGGCGACGGTCCCGTGGTCTTCGTGATCCTGATCGTCGGCTTCATTGTCGTCGGCGCGGCGCTCTGGGCGGAGGTCAACTTCAACCCGCCGCTCTGGCTGCATTTCATCTTGTGGATCCCGCTTGCGGTGATTTTCAGCCTCGGCCTGACGCGGATGCTGAAGGGTATCCTGATCAACCTGCAATATCGCAACAATGCGCGTCCCGGCGAGATCGACCGTGGCTGAGATCGCGACCAGCAAAAAGCGTGGCCTGATCGGCCGCATCGGCACGTTGCTGCTGCTCGTCGCGACATTTGCCATTCTTGTCTCTCTCGGTACCTGGCAGATGCAGCGGCTACACTGGAAGGAAAGCTTGCTTTCAGCCATGGCCGAGCGCAGGTCTGCGCCGCCGGCGACGCTTGCCGAGATCGAGAAGATCCTCGCTGATGGTGGCGACATCGACTACCGCACGGTTTCGGTGACCGGTGGGTTCGACCACACCAAGGAGCGGCATTTCTTCGCGACGTTCAATGGCCGCACCGGCTATTACGTCTTCACGCCGCTACGGCTGGACGACGACCGTTTTCTCTTCGTCAATCGCGGTTTCGTGCCTTTCGAGCAGAAGGATGCATCGACCCGGCTTGCCGGCGAGCTTCCCGCCTTCGTAGGCGTTCATGGTCTTGCAAGGCCGAAGCTTGACGGAAAGCCGTCGTCGCTCGTTCCCGACAACGACCTCGCCAAGAACATCTTCTACTGGAAGGATCTCGACACGATGGCGTCTTCGGTCGGCCTTCCCGCCGACAAGGTCGTGCCGCTGTTCGTCGATGCCGATGCGACGCCCAATCCGGGCGGTCTGCCGATTGGCGGTGTCACCCAGTTCGACCTGCCCAACAACCACCTGCAATATGCGCTGACCTGGTATGGGCTGGCAGCGGCTCTGGTGTTGGTCAGCGGCATCTATGCTATGCGGCGCGGGCGATAGTCTCGCGTTTGCCGTCATGCTAACCGTGTGGGACGAACGGCGGTGGGAGCAATTATGACGATCATTGCAAACACATTGATTGCTTTGACCGGCTTGCTGCATATCGGTTTTCTGGTGCTGGAAATGTTCCTGTGGACCGGGCCGAAGGGAAGGGCCGTGTTCCGCATGACGGCCGAGCAGGCCGAGGCGACACGGGTGCTCGCGGCCAACCAGGGGCTCTACAACGGCTTTCTTGCCGCCGGTCTGTTCTGGTCGTTGATCCAGGCGGAAGCCGCCTTTGCCTTTCAGCTGAAGGTGTTCTTCCTTGTGTGCGTGGTCGTTGCCGCTATATATGGCGCGTGGTCGGTCAAGCCGCGCATCCTCCTCATCCAGGGCGGCCCGGCGATCGCAGCGCTCGTTTTCCTACTAATGGCATCCTGATCCATGGCATCATCAGCGGCAGAAAAATCCCCGATCACCATCCGCCTTTGCGGCCCGCGCGGCTTTTGCGCCGGCGTCGACCGCGCGATCCAGATCGTCGTCCTGGCGCTGAAGGAATTCGGCGCACCGGTCTATGTCCGCCATGAGATCGTCCACAATCGCTACGTCGTCGAAGGCCTCGAAGCCAAGGGCGCAATCTTCGTTGAAGAGCTCGACGAGATCCCGCCGGAGCACCGCAAGCAACCGGTCGTCTTTTCGGCGCACGGCGTGCCGAAATCGGTGCCCGCCGACGCGGATGCCCGCAACCTTTTCTATCTCGACGCCACCTGTCCGCTGGTCTCGAAAGTCCACAAGCAGGCGATGCGCCACAACCGCCTCGGCCGCCATGTGGTCCTGATCGGCCATGCCGGCCATCCGGAAGTGATCGGCACTATGGGCCAATTGCCTGAAGGCACGGTATCGCTGGTCGAGACCGTCGAGGACGCCGACGTCTATCAGCCGCCGGACCCGGACAATCTTGGTTTCGTCACCCAGACGACACTGTCGGTCGACGACACCGCCGGCGTCATCAAGCGGCTGCACGAGCGCTTCCCGAACCTGACGGCGCCCGCCGCCGATTCGATTTGCTACGCCACCACCAATCGCCAGGAGGCGGTGAAGCAGGCAGCACCCGGCTGCGACCTGTTCCTGGTCGTCGGCGCGCCCAACTCGTCCAATTCCAAGCGGCTTGTCGAGGTGGCCCTTCGGGCCGGCGCGAAAAAATCAGTGCTGGTCCAGCGGGCGTCGGAAATCGACTGGGACGAAATCGGCGATATCTCTACGGTCGGCCTGTCGGCCGGCGCGTCTGCGCCGGAAGTAATCGTCAACGAGATCATCGAGGCGTTTCGCGAACGCTACGACGCTTCGGTGGAACTTGCCGATACGGTCGAGGAGAACGAGAACTTCCTCGTAAACCGCGAGATCCGCCACGTGCCGCTGACGGCTGCCGACATGGCCTTCGTCAACGGCGAATAAGCCGCATTCCCTGCCCGCATTTTCTTGAGAGTGGACACCCTTGGCCGTTTACACCGATATTACGGAAGATGATCTCGCCCGTTTTCTCACCGCTTATGACGTCGGCCAGCTGACCTCCTACAAGGGGATCGCCGAGGGTGTCGAGAACTCCAATTTCCTGCTGCACACGACCAAAGGCTCCTACATCCTCACGCTCTACGAAAAGCGCGTGAATGCCGGCGACCTGCCGTTCTTCCTGGGCCTCATGCATCATCTGGCCGAACGTGGGTTGTCCTGCCCGCTGCCGCTGCCGCGCGCCGATGGCGAGCTACTCGGTGAGCTCTCCGGCCGCCCTGCCGCCGTCATCTCCTTCCTCGAGGGCATGTGGCTGAGAAAGCCTGAAGCCAAGCACTGCCACGAAGTGGGCAAGGCGCTGGCGGCCATGCACGTCGCCGGCGAAGGCTTTGCGCTGAAGCGCACCAATGCGCTCTCCGTCGGCGGCTGGCGGCCGCTCTGGGTCAATTCCGAAGCGCGCGCCGATGAGGTTCAGGCAGGTCTCAAGGACGAGATATCGGCGGAGCTCGAACATCTGGAGCGCCATTGGCCGAAATCGCTGCCGGAAGGCGTCATCCACGCCGATCTCTTTCCGGACAACGTCTTCTTCCTCGGCGACCAGCTCTCCGGGCTGATCGACTTCTACTTCGCCTGCAACGACTATCTCGCCTATGACGTCGCCGTCTGCCTCAATTCCTGGTGCTTCGAG from Ensifer adhaerens includes the following:
- the ribB gene encoding 3,4-dihydroxy-2-butanone-4-phosphate synthase, whose translation is MSYDQKRVVDAIRAFEAGEIVVVTDDDGRENEGDLIVAAVHCTPEKMAFIVRHTSGIVCTPMPREEAKRLNLNAMVAENDSAHTTAFTVSVDFKHGTTTGISADDRTLTVRNLANPNVGPTDFVRPGHIFPLVAREGGVLMRSGHTEAAVDLCRLASLPPIGVICELVNDDGTVMRGPQVASFADTHGLKQVSVADLIAYRQRKETLIEHGGSFDIETPYGPAKGHSYSLPWDPMQHLAVVFGDIRDGVDIPVRLHLENVGADVFGRDCQIDRIMKRIADEGRGVIVYLREGSVGVGVSQTARKGKHEREAHDEAQARENEWLEIGLGAQILKDLGISSIRLLASRERHYVGLEGFGIKIVGTDII
- a CDS encoding invasion associated locus B family protein is translated as MGLPLFSRLSAFAAFGLAVLALPAQSLAQQPAGTPGTVKSNHGAWSIVCDQPPGASADQCALMQNVIAEDRPEVGLSVVVLKTADRKAKILRVLAPLGVLLPNGLGLNVDGKDIGRAYFVRCFSDGCYAEVVLEDELLKTFRSGATATFIVFQSPEEGIGIPVDLKGFGEGYDALP
- the coxB gene encoding cytochrome c oxidase subunit II, encoding MKNKAYAVLAALACLLFASSAFADKPVEWQTNFQTAATGIMEEITWFEHYTLWFIIPITLFVLLLLIIVVIKFRESANPVPSKTSHNTAIEVVWTVGPVVILLFLAIPSFQLLTAQLTPPANPDLTLKATGNQWYWSYEYEVGESPLTFDSIMMKEEDRATLGKEDKKEYPRLLAVDNEVVVPVGKTVRVLVTAADVIHAFAMPAFGVKIDAVPGRLNETWFKAEREGLYYGQCSELCGKDHAYMPIAIRVVSQEKYDTWLAAAATNVGDANKALMASIDSAKTVDVAANAAQ
- the ctaD gene encoding cytochrome c oxidase subunit I translates to MAGTAVHHDQRHDHSDHGHADHAHKPLSFFQRWFLSTNHKDIGTLYLIFAIFAGIIGGTLSIFMRAELQEPGIQIFHGLAQMVYGFEGDAAIDGGKHMFNVFTTAHALIMIFFMVMPALIGGFANWMVPIMIGAPDMAFPRMNNISFWLIIPAFLLVLLSMFVEGPAGAYGAGGGWTIYPPFSTSGMPGPAMDFVILGLHIAGASSILGAINFITTILNMRAPGMTLHKMPLFAWSVLITAFLLLLSLPVLAGGITMLLTDRNFGTAFFAPEGGGDPILFQHLFWFFGHPEVYILILPGFGIVSHIVSTFSRKPIFGYLGMAYAMVAIGAVGFIVWAHHMYTVGMSLDTQRYFVFATMVIAVPTGVKIFSWIATMWGGSIRFTTPMVWAIGFIFLFTVGGVTGVQLANAGLDRSLHDTYYVVAHFHYVLSLGAVFAIFAAWYYWFPKMTGYMYSEFVGKLHFWVMFIGVNLIFFPQHFLGLAGMPRRYIDYPDAYAGWNMVSSYGSYIAAVGVLIFLFGVFEAFAKKRVAGDNPWGEGANTLEWQLSSPPPFHQWEQLPRIK
- a CDS encoding heme o synthase; its protein translation is MTVIDNHEAVGMEGVPRLSEASARDYFELLKPRVMSLVVFTAFAGLVLAPGHINPFIGFIAILCIAVGAGASGALNMWYDADIDAVMTRTAKRPIPAGKILPQEALAFGLTLSAFSVIILGLAVNWLAAGLLAFTIFFYVVIYTMWLKRSTPQNIVIGGAAGAFPPMIGWACVTGAVSVESIVLFLITFLWTPAHFWALALFKMGDYGAVGVPMMPNVCGQATTKKQIVIYAVLTALIGICPTLLGFASIGYGAVAAALGLGFVWYSIGVLRMPESDERMLPAKKLFAFSIMYLFVIFSALMADHLIVNIWLNAGSIA
- a CDS encoding cytochrome c oxidase assembly protein produces the protein MTKSPQTTSSQRSNRVVVGTCLAFVGGMVGMAYAAVPLYDMFCRVTGYNGTTQRVEQASDVILDEKVKVTFDANTSGGLPWEFKPVQRDIDIRIGETVQVMYKAKNLSSKPTTGQATFNVTPMQAGAYFNKVQCFCFTETTLQPGEEMEMPVVFFVDPDMVKAVETKDIKTLTLSYTFYPREPSKPVAQVKTEQNKL
- a CDS encoding cytochrome c oxidase subunit 3, which encodes MAGAHQKNHDYHIIDPSPWPLLASIGAFVMAFGGICYMRYLSGSSLKIFGLELANVWILLAGLIIVLYTMYGWWSDTVKEAHEGHHTRVVSLHLRYGMLMFIASEVMFFAAWFWAFFDASLFPGEAIQATRATFTGGVWPPKGIEVLDPWHLPLYNTVILLLSGTTVTWAHHALLHNDRKGLINGLTLTVVLGVLFSFVQAYEYAHAPFAFKDSIYGATFFMATGFHGFHVLVGTIFLLVCLFRALRGDFTPKQHFGFEAAAWYWHFVDVVWLFLFFSIYIWGSWGAPIAHG
- a CDS encoding L,D-transpeptidase family protein, with amino-acid sequence MRLALVAATLVVSGGFPAAAADSADRVVVHKERRLLQLLQGDQVIREYTVALGGNPIGHKRQEGDQRTPEGLYSLDWRNPGSGYYKSIHVSYPALADVSAAAANGVDPGGMIMIHGQPNYFGWLAFLTQRFDWTNGCIAVTNAEMEEIWAMVPNNTPIEIKP
- a CDS encoding DUF983 domain-containing protein translates to MSEDKAHFPPVDPVMTGIKGLCPRCGQGKLFDGFLKVKPACASCDLDYKFADAGDGPVVFVILIVGFIVVGAALWAEVNFNPPLWLHFILWIPLAVIFSLGLTRMLKGILINLQYRNNARPGEIDRG
- a CDS encoding SURF1 family protein; this encodes MRVPARSTVAEIATSKKRGLIGRIGTLLLLVATFAILVSLGTWQMQRLHWKESLLSAMAERRSAPPATLAEIEKILADGGDIDYRTVSVTGGFDHTKERHFFATFNGRTGYYVFTPLRLDDDRFLFVNRGFVPFEQKDASTRLAGELPAFVGVHGLARPKLDGKPSSLVPDNDLAKNIFYWKDLDTMASSVGLPADKVVPLFVDADATPNPGGLPIGGVTQFDLPNNHLQYALTWYGLAAALVLVSGIYAMRRGR
- a CDS encoding DUF1304 domain-containing protein, translated to MTIIANTLIALTGLLHIGFLVLEMFLWTGPKGRAVFRMTAEQAEATRVLAANQGLYNGFLAAGLFWSLIQAEAAFAFQLKVFFLVCVVVAAIYGAWSVKPRILLIQGGPAIAALVFLLMAS
- the ispH gene encoding 4-hydroxy-3-methylbut-2-enyl diphosphate reductase, which gives rise to MASSAAEKSPITIRLCGPRGFCAGVDRAIQIVVLALKEFGAPVYVRHEIVHNRYVVEGLEAKGAIFVEELDEIPPEHRKQPVVFSAHGVPKSVPADADARNLFYLDATCPLVSKVHKQAMRHNRLGRHVVLIGHAGHPEVIGTMGQLPEGTVSLVETVEDADVYQPPDPDNLGFVTQTTLSVDDTAGVIKRLHERFPNLTAPAADSICYATTNRQEAVKQAAPGCDLFLVVGAPNSSNSKRLVEVALRAGAKKSVLVQRASEIDWDEIGDISTVGLSAGASAPEVIVNEIIEAFRERYDASVELADTVEENENFLVNREIRHVPLTAADMAFVNGE